Proteins from a single region of Coregonus clupeaformis isolate EN_2021a chromosome 19, ASM2061545v1, whole genome shotgun sequence:
- the LOC121531908 gene encoding tropomyosin alpha-1 chain isoform X2, protein MDAIKKKMQMLKLDKENALDRAEGAEGDKKAAEDKSKQLEDDLLALQKKLKGTEDELDKYSESLKDAQEKLEVAEKTATDAEADVASLNRRIQLVEEELDRAQERLATALTKLEEAEKAADESERGMKVIENRASKDEEKMELQDIQLKEAKHIAEEADRKYEEVARKLVIIESDLERTEERAELSEGKCSELEEELKTVTNNLKSLEAQAEKYSQKEDKYEEEIKVLTDKLKEAETRAEFAERSVAKLEKTIDDLEEKLAHAKEENLDMHQMLDQTLMELNNM, encoded by the exons ATGGATGCCATCAAGAAGAAGATGCAGATGCTCAAGCTCGACAAGGAGAATGCCTTGGACAGAGCTGAGGGAGCCGAGGGAGACAAGAAGGCAGCAGAGGACAAGAGCAAACAG CTCGAGGATGACTTGTTAGCTCTGCAGAAGAAGCTGAAGGGAACAGAAGATGAGTTGGACAAGTACTCTGAGTCTCTTAAGGATGCCCAGGAGAAACTTGAGGTGGCTGAAAAGACAGCCACGGAC gcTGAAGCCGATGTCGCTTCCCTTAACAGACGTATCCAGCTGGTTGAGGAGGAGTTGGATCGTGCTCAGGAGCGTCTGGCAACTGCCCTGACCAAGCTGGAGGAGGCTGAGAAGGCAGCTGATGAGTCCGAGAG AGGCATGAAGGTCATTGAGAACAGGGCCTCCAAGGATGAGGAGAAGATGGAGCTGCAGGATATCCAGCTGAAGGAGGCCAAGCACATCGCTGAGGAGGCTGACCGCAAATACGAGGAG GTTGCCCGTAAGCTGGTCATCATTGAGAGTGATCTGGAACGTACAGAGGAGCGCGCTGAGCTTTCAGAAGG CAAATGCTCTGAGCTTGAGGAAGAGTTGAAAACTGTGACCAACAACCTGAAGTCACTGGAGGCCCAGGCTGAGAAG TACTCACAGAAGGAGGACAAGTACGAGGAGGAGATCAAGGTCCTCACCGACAAGCTGAAGGAG gctGAGACTCGTGCTGAGTTCGCTGAAAGATCAGTAGCCAAACTTGAGAAGACCATTGACGACTTGGAAG AGAAACTGGCACATGCTAAAGAAGAGAACCTCGATATGCACCAGATGCTGGACCAGACTCTAATGGAACTAAATAACATGTGA
- the LOC121531908 gene encoding tropomyosin alpha-1 chain isoform X1, with the protein MDAIKKKMQMLKLDKENALDRAEGAEGDKKAAEDKSKQLEDDLLALQKKLKGTEDELDKYSESLKDAQEKLEVAEKTATDAEADVASLNRRIQLVEEELDRAQERLATALTKLEEAEKAADESERGMKVIENRASKDEEKMELQDIQLKEAKHIAEEADRKYEEVARKLVIIESDLERTEERAELSEGKCSELEEELKTVTNNLKSLEAQAEKYSQKEDKYEEEIKVLTDKLKEAETRAEFAERSVAKLEKTIDDLEDELYAQKLKYKAISEELDNALNDMTSI; encoded by the exons ATGGATGCCATCAAGAAGAAGATGCAGATGCTCAAGCTCGACAAGGAGAATGCCTTGGACAGAGCTGAGGGAGCCGAGGGAGACAAGAAGGCAGCAGAGGACAAGAGCAAACAG CTCGAGGATGACTTGTTAGCTCTGCAGAAGAAGCTGAAGGGAACAGAAGATGAGTTGGACAAGTACTCTGAGTCTCTTAAGGATGCCCAGGAGAAACTTGAGGTGGCTGAAAAGACAGCCACGGAC gcTGAAGCCGATGTCGCTTCCCTTAACAGACGTATCCAGCTGGTTGAGGAGGAGTTGGATCGTGCTCAGGAGCGTCTGGCAACTGCCCTGACCAAGCTGGAGGAGGCTGAGAAGGCAGCTGATGAGTCCGAGAG AGGCATGAAGGTCATTGAGAACAGGGCCTCCAAGGATGAGGAGAAGATGGAGCTGCAGGATATCCAGCTGAAGGAGGCCAAGCACATCGCTGAGGAGGCTGACCGCAAATACGAGGAG GTTGCCCGTAAGCTGGTCATCATTGAGAGTGATCTGGAACGTACAGAGGAGCGCGCTGAGCTTTCAGAAGG CAAATGCTCTGAGCTTGAGGAAGAGTTGAAAACTGTGACCAACAACCTGAAGTCACTGGAGGCCCAGGCTGAGAAG TACTCACAGAAGGAGGACAAGTACGAGGAGGAGATCAAGGTCCTCACCGACAAGCTGAAGGAG gctGAGACTCGTGCTGAGTTCGCTGAAAGATCAGTAGCCAAACTTGAGAAGACCATTGACGACTTGGAAG ATGAGTTGTATGCCCAGAAACTGAAGTACAAGGCCATCAGCGAGGAGCTGGACAACGCCCTCAACGACATGACTTCCAT ATAA
- the LOC121531346 gene encoding serine beta-lactamase-like protein LACTB, mitochondrial isoform X1, with product MSRLLYSPFKRFCVKCKDCPAVTARCYNSLLTSTRFSQLSKQQTFVVLQQQQRKCFGPSRLITYRFYSRSRFWIGGIGAGVVLALGLKYHTDIAELSCEEDFQHTGRYGAAIQVSRDLVQRIKVQDEVGAPGLVVGVSVDGSQVWCEGLGYADLENRVPCGPETVLRIASVSKPLTTAAAARLWEEGKLDLDAPVQKYVPEFPQKQFDGEDVIITPRLILSHLSGIRHYEKDAKKVREDRVKAKQPLKLPGKEEKSLSENKENPKTEDSSTRSKENKQTQKKKEFEQEEYYLKDSFESVIHSLDLFKDDTLVFKPGTTFLYSTHAFTLLSAVVERAAGQRFLDHMMKMFRELGMFNTVPDENDPIIYNRSRFYHFSKKGRIVNCPYVDNSYKWAGGGFLSTVGDLLLFGNALLYSYQVAYLKDGTDLLPGFLKPETAQALWAPVDKTEASWDKDGLYAQGWLVVEKEQKYGQCRSRRHYVSHTGGAVGASSVLLVLPSETAQQPEGLTTALPQGIVVTIITNMQSVGLNSTALKIAHEFDKARG from the exons ATGTCGCGGTTACTATACTCGCCATTCAAGCGTTTTTGTGTGAAGTGTAAAGATTGTCCTGCAGTGACTGCGCGCTGCTATAACTCTTTGTTGACTTCAACTCGCTTCTCCCAGCTGTCAAAACAACAGACCTTTGTAGTGTTACAACAGCAGCAGAGAAAATGTTTCGGACCTTCACGTCTAATAACTTATCGGTTTTACTCAAGGTCAAGGTTTTGGATTGGGGGAATCGGTGCGGGCGTTGTTTTAGCTTTGGGATTGAAATATCACACTGACATAGCTGAGCTCTCATGTGAAGAGGACTTCCAACATACTGGAAGATATGGTGCTGCCATTCAAGTTAGTAGAGACCTTGTTCAGCGGATAAAGGTACAG GATGAGGTTGGGGCTCCAGGGCTGGTGGTCGGTGTGTCTGTGGATGGCTCTCAAGTCTGGTGCGAAG GACTTGGCTATGCTGACTTGGAGAACCGTGTGCCCTGTGGACCAGAGACGGTGCTGAGGATCGCCAGCGTCAGTAAACCCCTAACTACAGCAGCAGCAGCCCGCCTGTGGGAGGAAGGGAAGCTGGACCTCGATGCCCCTGTCCAGAAATATGTCCCTGAGTTCCCCCAAAAACAGTTTGATGGAGAAGAT GTGATAATAACTCCACGGCTGATTCTCTCTCACCTGAGTGGCATACGGCATTACGAGAAGGATGCCAAGAAAGTGAGGGAGGACAGGGTGAAGGCCAAACAACCTTTAAAACTGCCTGGTAAAGAGGAAAAGAGCTTGTCTGAAAACAAAGAGAACCCCAAGACAGAGGACAGCAGCACCAGGAGCAAGGAAAACAAACAGACTCAGAAGAAAAAGGAGTTTGAGCAAGAAGAGTACTACCTGAAAGACAGCTTTGAAAGTGTAATTCACTCCTTGGACCTGTTCAAAGACGACACTCTCGTTTTCAAACCTG GCACCACCTTCCTGTACTCGACCCACGCCTTCACCCTCCTCAGTGCCGTGGTGGAGAGAGCTGCAGGCCAGCGCTTCCTGGATCACATGATGAAGATGTTCAGGGAACTGGGCATGTTCAACACTGTGCCAGATGAGAATGACCCCATTATCTATAACCGCTCAAG gtTTTATCATTTCAGTAAGAAAGGACGCATAGTAAACTGCCCTTACGTGGATAACTCCTATAAGTGGGCAGGAGGTGGCTTTCTCTCCACTGTGGGAGACCTGCTCCTGTTTGGGAATGCTCTGCTCTACAGCTACCAAGTGGCCTACCTGAAGGATGGCACAGACCTCCTGCCTGGCTTCCTCAAACCAGAGACAGCCCAGGCTCTGTGGGCCCCTGTGGACAAGACAGAGGCCTCCTGGGATAAGGATGGGCTGTATGCACAGGGCTGGCTGGTGGTGGAAAAGGAGCAGAAGTATGGCCAGTGCAGGAGCCGCAGGCATTATGTCTCACACACAGGGGGCGCCGTGGGGGCCAGCAGTGTCCTGCTGGTGTTACCCAGCGAGACAGCACAGCAGCCCGAAGGATTGACTACAGCCCTACCTCAGGGAATAGTGGTGACCATCATCACTAACATGCAGTCTGTGGGACTCAACAGCACAGCACTGAAGATCGCCCACGAGTTTGACAAAGCCAGAGGCTAA
- the LOC121531346 gene encoding serine beta-lactamase-like protein LACTB, mitochondrial isoform X2, which yields MSRLLYSPFKRFCVKCKDCPAVTARCYNSLLTSTRFSQLSKQQTFVVLQQQQRKCFGPSRLITYRFYSRSRFWIGGIGAGVVLALGLKYHTDIAELSCEEDFQHTGRYGAAIQVSRDLVQRIKDEVGAPGLVVGVSVDGSQVWCEGLGYADLENRVPCGPETVLRIASVSKPLTTAAAARLWEEGKLDLDAPVQKYVPEFPQKQFDGEDVIITPRLILSHLSGIRHYEKDAKKVREDRVKAKQPLKLPGKEEKSLSENKENPKTEDSSTRSKENKQTQKKKEFEQEEYYLKDSFESVIHSLDLFKDDTLVFKPGTTFLYSTHAFTLLSAVVERAAGQRFLDHMMKMFRELGMFNTVPDENDPIIYNRSRFYHFSKKGRIVNCPYVDNSYKWAGGGFLSTVGDLLLFGNALLYSYQVAYLKDGTDLLPGFLKPETAQALWAPVDKTEASWDKDGLYAQGWLVVEKEQKYGQCRSRRHYVSHTGGAVGASSVLLVLPSETAQQPEGLTTALPQGIVVTIITNMQSVGLNSTALKIAHEFDKARG from the exons ATGTCGCGGTTACTATACTCGCCATTCAAGCGTTTTTGTGTGAAGTGTAAAGATTGTCCTGCAGTGACTGCGCGCTGCTATAACTCTTTGTTGACTTCAACTCGCTTCTCCCAGCTGTCAAAACAACAGACCTTTGTAGTGTTACAACAGCAGCAGAGAAAATGTTTCGGACCTTCACGTCTAATAACTTATCGGTTTTACTCAAGGTCAAGGTTTTGGATTGGGGGAATCGGTGCGGGCGTTGTTTTAGCTTTGGGATTGAAATATCACACTGACATAGCTGAGCTCTCATGTGAAGAGGACTTCCAACATACTGGAAGATATGGTGCTGCCATTCAAGTTAGTAGAGACCTTGTTCAGCGGATAAAG GATGAGGTTGGGGCTCCAGGGCTGGTGGTCGGTGTGTCTGTGGATGGCTCTCAAGTCTGGTGCGAAG GACTTGGCTATGCTGACTTGGAGAACCGTGTGCCCTGTGGACCAGAGACGGTGCTGAGGATCGCCAGCGTCAGTAAACCCCTAACTACAGCAGCAGCAGCCCGCCTGTGGGAGGAAGGGAAGCTGGACCTCGATGCCCCTGTCCAGAAATATGTCCCTGAGTTCCCCCAAAAACAGTTTGATGGAGAAGAT GTGATAATAACTCCACGGCTGATTCTCTCTCACCTGAGTGGCATACGGCATTACGAGAAGGATGCCAAGAAAGTGAGGGAGGACAGGGTGAAGGCCAAACAACCTTTAAAACTGCCTGGTAAAGAGGAAAAGAGCTTGTCTGAAAACAAAGAGAACCCCAAGACAGAGGACAGCAGCACCAGGAGCAAGGAAAACAAACAGACTCAGAAGAAAAAGGAGTTTGAGCAAGAAGAGTACTACCTGAAAGACAGCTTTGAAAGTGTAATTCACTCCTTGGACCTGTTCAAAGACGACACTCTCGTTTTCAAACCTG GCACCACCTTCCTGTACTCGACCCACGCCTTCACCCTCCTCAGTGCCGTGGTGGAGAGAGCTGCAGGCCAGCGCTTCCTGGATCACATGATGAAGATGTTCAGGGAACTGGGCATGTTCAACACTGTGCCAGATGAGAATGACCCCATTATCTATAACCGCTCAAG gtTTTATCATTTCAGTAAGAAAGGACGCATAGTAAACTGCCCTTACGTGGATAACTCCTATAAGTGGGCAGGAGGTGGCTTTCTCTCCACTGTGGGAGACCTGCTCCTGTTTGGGAATGCTCTGCTCTACAGCTACCAAGTGGCCTACCTGAAGGATGGCACAGACCTCCTGCCTGGCTTCCTCAAACCAGAGACAGCCCAGGCTCTGTGGGCCCCTGTGGACAAGACAGAGGCCTCCTGGGATAAGGATGGGCTGTATGCACAGGGCTGGCTGGTGGTGGAAAAGGAGCAGAAGTATGGCCAGTGCAGGAGCCGCAGGCATTATGTCTCACACACAGGGGGCGCCGTGGGGGCCAGCAGTGTCCTGCTGGTGTTACCCAGCGAGACAGCACAGCAGCCCGAAGGATTGACTACAGCCCTACCTCAGGGAATAGTGGTGACCATCATCACTAACATGCAGTCTGTGGGACTCAACAGCACAGCACTGAAGATCGCCCACGAGTTTGACAAAGCCAGAGGCTAA